From a region of the Streptomyces sp. NBC_01454 genome:
- a CDS encoding CAP domain-containing protein — translation MKFSSSKREARGTHRRRARIVPIGLVASVGVIAGSLTVFNSQDNAKAGEAFPPAAHTTAPPAGSSARPSAPATPSAAPTASAQAGGKVARYEAEINRLVNKARTEHGCAPLRRDPRLDRAARLHSQDMAAHGFYAHTASHGKDPKERMEAQGYHDASGENIDAWPTTPKGAFDAWMHSPGHRANLLGCHSKATGIGVALGGKLRAYWTQDFGYK, via the coding sequence GTGAAATTCTCTTCGTCGAAGCGCGAGGCGCGCGGCACGCACCGGCGCAGGGCCAGGATCGTCCCGATCGGCCTGGTGGCCTCGGTGGGCGTCATCGCCGGATCGCTGACGGTGTTCAACTCCCAGGACAACGCGAAGGCCGGCGAGGCCTTCCCGCCGGCTGCTCACACCACGGCGCCCCCGGCCGGGTCGAGCGCCCGGCCGTCCGCTCCGGCCACCCCGTCCGCCGCGCCGACCGCTTCCGCGCAGGCCGGCGGCAAGGTCGCGCGCTACGAGGCGGAGATCAACCGGCTGGTCAACAAGGCACGGACCGAGCATGGTTGCGCGCCCCTGCGCCGCGACCCCCGCCTGGACAGGGCGGCCCGCCTGCACAGCCAGGACATGGCCGCCCACGGCTTCTACGCGCACACCGCCTCCCACGGCAAGGACCCCAAGGAGCGCATGGAGGCGCAGGGCTACCACGACGCCTCGGGCGAGAACATCGACGCCTGGCCGACCACGCCCAAGGGCGCGTTCGACGCCTGGATGCACAGCCCCGGCCACCGGGCCAACCTCCTCGGCTGCCACTCCAAGGCCACCGGCATAGGTGTCGCCCTGGGCGGCAAGCTCCGGGCGTACTGGACCCAGGACTTCGGCTACAAGTAA
- a CDS encoding GNAT family N-acetyltransferase yields MTDLHVRTGTPADLDAVLAFWKDAAEGTSISDDTDGVARLVARDPESLLLAERDGALVGTVIAGFDGWRCHLYRLAVAPRCRRQGIGGALLAAAEERFRALGGRRGDAMVLDRNEPAHHAWRAAGYAPELQWSRWVKHLDD; encoded by the coding sequence ATGACTGATCTTCACGTCCGGACCGGGACGCCGGCCGACCTCGATGCCGTACTCGCCTTCTGGAAGGACGCCGCGGAGGGCACCAGCATCAGCGATGACACCGACGGCGTGGCACGGCTGGTGGCCCGCGATCCCGAGTCGCTGCTACTGGCCGAACGTGACGGCGCCCTGGTGGGCACGGTGATCGCCGGCTTCGACGGCTGGCGCTGCCATCTCTACCGGCTGGCCGTGGCCCCCCGGTGCCGCCGGCAGGGCATCGGCGGCGCACTGCTGGCGGCCGCCGAGGAGCGGTTCCGCGCGCTGGGCGGGCGGCGCGGTGATGCGATGGTGCTGGACCGCAACGAGCCGGCGCACCACGCCTGGCGGGCGGCGGGGTATGCCCCCGAGCTGCAGTGGAGCCGCTGGGTCAAGCACCTCGACGACTGA
- a CDS encoding hemolysin family protein has translation MTDLLFLGVALLLTLACGVFVAAEFSLTTVERSDLERAVERGERGADSALKAVRSLTFQLSGAQLGITVTGLVIGMLSKKAIATLLAGPLDAMGLPRSAADSLALVLGTAISTVVLMVIGELVPKNWAISSPLAIAKRVATAQRGFSAFFRPLIRHLNNAANRMVRRMGLEPAEELASARGPQELVALARHSAEEGALEADTAELFVRTLNLADLTAENVMTPRVQVMALEVHSTAEDVANATRATGLSRFPVYRSSLDSVVGVAHIKDVLTIPAERRPRHPVSELVREPLLVPTTLTVDRLLDRLSGKRTMAVVIDEYGGTAGVVTLEDIVEEVVGEVRDEHDPMETPDLAPAGADAEGRALYQADGAARTDQLERIGLRLPEGPYETLAGLVASALGRIPVSGDSLEVAGWSMDVLDATGHRAARVLLHAPLPGSTDERDTEAGR, from the coding sequence ATGACCGACCTGCTCTTTCTGGGCGTGGCGCTCCTCCTGACCCTGGCCTGCGGAGTCTTCGTCGCGGCCGAGTTCTCGCTGACGACCGTCGAGCGCAGCGACCTCGAACGCGCCGTCGAGCGCGGCGAGCGGGGCGCGGACAGCGCCCTGAAGGCCGTCCGCAGTCTCACCTTCCAGCTCTCCGGGGCCCAGCTCGGTATCACCGTCACCGGCCTGGTCATCGGCATGCTGTCCAAAAAGGCCATCGCCACCCTGCTGGCAGGACCGCTGGACGCGATGGGTCTGCCCCGCTCGGCGGCGGACTCACTGGCCCTGGTGCTCGGTACGGCGATCTCCACGGTCGTCCTGATGGTCATCGGCGAACTGGTGCCGAAGAACTGGGCCATCTCCAGCCCGCTGGCCATCGCCAAGCGGGTCGCCACCGCGCAGCGCGGCTTCAGCGCCTTCTTCCGGCCGCTGATCCGCCACCTCAACAACGCCGCGAACCGCATGGTCCGCCGGATGGGCCTGGAGCCCGCCGAGGAGCTGGCCTCGGCGCGCGGCCCGCAGGAGCTGGTGGCGCTGGCCCGGCACTCCGCCGAGGAGGGCGCGCTGGAGGCCGACACCGCCGAGCTGTTCGTCCGTACCCTCAACCTCGCCGATCTGACCGCGGAGAACGTGATGACCCCGCGGGTGCAGGTGATGGCGCTGGAGGTGCACTCCACCGCGGAGGACGTGGCCAACGCAACCCGGGCGACCGGGCTGTCCCGCTTCCCGGTCTACCGCAGCAGCCTGGACAGCGTCGTCGGGGTGGCACACATCAAGGACGTGCTGACCATCCCGGCCGAACGCCGCCCCCGCCATCCGGTCTCCGAGCTGGTGCGCGAGCCGCTGCTCGTCCCCACGACGCTGACCGTGGACCGGCTGCTGGACCGGCTCTCCGGCAAGCGCACGATGGCCGTGGTCATCGACGAATACGGCGGCACGGCCGGAGTGGTGACCCTGGAGGACATCGTCGAGGAGGTCGTCGGCGAGGTCCGCGACGAGCACGATCCGATGGAGACCCCCGACCTGGCGCCGGCCGGCGCCGACGCCGAGGGCCGCGCCCTCTACCAGGCCGACGGCGCCGCCCGCACCGACCAGCTGGAACGGATCGGCCTGCGGCTGCCGGAGGGCCCGTACGAGACCCTCGCCGGCCTGGTCGCCAGTGCGCTGGGCCGGATACCCGTATCCGGCGACAGCCTGGAGGTGGCCGGCTGGTCCATGGACGTGCTCGACGCCACCGGTCACCGCGCCGCGCGGGTGCTGCTGCACGCGCCGCTGCCCGGCAGTACCGACGAGCGGGACACGGAGGCCGGCCGATGA
- a CDS encoding hemolysin family protein, whose protein sequence is MTALQLFVGLLTLVVNAFFVGAEFALISVRRSQIQPFAERGDRRAASVLWGLQHVSALLAAAQLGITLCTLVLGVVAEPAIAHLLEPVFHAVGIPSALNQPISFVIALSLATYLHMLFGEMVPKNVALAEPVRSALLLGPPLVALTRALRPVIFAINALANGLLTLLRVETRDEVAATFSDAQLAKMVEDSRAAGLLDERAQERLRDALELGRRPVRDVVLPVERVVSARMGITPEELEQLAADSGFSRFPVVDDTERILGYLHVKDALDAAPRRLPFPVAALRPIARVKAATLLDDVLTAMRGSRTHLAAVIGDDGRLAGLVTMEDVLRELVLQQPPA, encoded by the coding sequence ATGACCGCGCTACAGCTGTTCGTGGGCCTGCTGACGCTGGTCGTCAACGCCTTCTTCGTGGGCGCCGAGTTCGCGCTGATCTCGGTGCGCCGCAGTCAGATCCAGCCGTTCGCCGAGCGTGGCGACCGGCGGGCGGCCAGTGTGCTGTGGGGGCTGCAGCACGTCTCGGCCCTGCTGGCGGCCGCCCAGCTGGGCATCACCCTGTGCACGCTGGTGCTGGGTGTGGTCGCCGAGCCGGCCATCGCCCATCTCCTGGAGCCGGTGTTCCACGCGGTGGGGATCCCGTCCGCGCTGAACCAGCCGATCTCGTTCGTGATCGCGCTGTCGCTGGCCACCTACCTGCACATGCTCTTCGGCGAGATGGTGCCGAAGAACGTCGCCCTGGCCGAACCGGTGCGCAGTGCGCTGCTGCTGGGGCCGCCGCTGGTCGCGCTGACCCGCGCGCTGCGCCCGGTGATCTTCGCGATCAACGCGCTCGCCAACGGACTCCTCACGCTGCTGCGGGTGGAGACCAGGGACGAGGTGGCCGCGACGTTCTCGGACGCCCAGCTCGCGAAGATGGTCGAGGACTCCCGGGCCGCCGGGCTGCTCGACGAACGGGCGCAGGAGCGGCTGCGGGACGCCCTGGAGCTGGGCCGCCGCCCGGTCAGGGACGTGGTGCTGCCGGTCGAGCGGGTCGTCTCCGCGCGGATGGGGATCACCCCGGAGGAGCTGGAGCAACTGGCCGCCGATTCCGGCTTTTCCCGCTTCCCCGTCGTCGACGACACCGAGCGCATCCTCGGCTATCTGCACGTCAAGGACGCCCTGGACGCCGCCCCCCGCCGACTGCCGTTCCCGGTGGCGGCGCTGCGCCCGATCGCCCGCGTCAAGGCGGCGACGCTGCTGGACGACGTGCTGACGGCGATGCGCGGCTCCCGTACCCATCTGGCCGCGGTGATCGGCGACGACGGACGGCTGGCCGGGCTGGTGACGATGGAGGACGTGCTCCGGGAGCTGGTGCTGCAACAGCCCCCGGCCTGA
- a CDS encoding TetR/AcrR family transcriptional regulator: MTPRRGEGSDEPTFTERARRRQLIDATIDLISTRGHPATSLSAIAERAGLSKAAVLYHFSSKDALTRAALEQVLAEFGAHVAERLARATGPREAIVAYVRAMIGYQQAHRRQVRMITEMLLDDAGGTRLKNPGSHDTHGRLQALAELLTEGQRAGVFREFDAQTVALAIGGAIDGVIAHWLVHPDYDLDAATAEVERFTLDAIERQD; this comes from the coding sequence ATGACTCCCCGCCGGGGCGAGGGCTCCGACGAGCCGACGTTCACCGAACGGGCCCGCCGCCGGCAGCTGATCGACGCCACCATCGACCTGATCTCCACCCGCGGCCATCCCGCGACCTCGCTCTCGGCGATCGCCGAGCGGGCCGGGCTGTCCAAGGCCGCGGTGCTCTACCACTTCTCCTCCAAGGACGCCCTGACCCGGGCCGCGCTGGAGCAGGTGCTGGCGGAGTTCGGCGCCCATGTCGCCGAGCGGCTGGCGCGGGCGACAGGTCCACGGGAGGCGATCGTCGCCTACGTACGGGCGATGATCGGCTACCAGCAGGCCCACCGCCGCCAGGTACGGATGATCACCGAGATGCTGCTCGACGACGCCGGCGGCACCCGGCTCAAGAACCCGGGCTCGCACGACACCCACGGCCGGCTGCAGGCCCTCGCCGAACTGCTGACGGAGGGTCAACGGGCGGGTGTCTTCCGGGAGTTCGACGCGCAGACGGTGGCCCTGGCGATCGGCGGCGCGATCGACGGGGTGATCGCGCACTGGCTGGTGCACCCGGACTACGACCTCGACGCCGCGACCGCCGAGGTGGAGAGGTTCACCCTCGACGCGATCGAGCGCCAGGACTGA
- a CDS encoding SGNH/GDSL hydrolase family protein: MEMNARYTSFVAVGDSFTEGMSDGLPDGSYRGWADLLAARLAASSPGFRYANLAVRGKLIGQIADEQCGPAASMGADLVTLVGGLNDVLRPRCDVAQVCARFEEGAALLARGGGQLVLMRSPGRQGPVLERFRPRMEELFAHLDEVAARHGAVVVDLYGSRALSDPRLWADDRLHLNAEGHRRVAEAVWQALGLPAGADWDAPLPSAAPPGWGARRTADLRFAREHLVPWIGRRLTGRSSGDGRPAKRPELLPYEG, encoded by the coding sequence ATGGAGATGAATGCCCGTTACACCAGTTTCGTCGCGGTCGGCGACAGCTTCACCGAAGGCATGTCGGACGGCCTGCCGGACGGCTCGTACCGCGGCTGGGCCGATCTGCTCGCCGCCCGGCTGGCGGCCTCCTCGCCCGGCTTCCGCTACGCCAATCTCGCGGTGCGCGGCAAACTCATCGGCCAGATCGCCGACGAGCAGTGCGGCCCGGCCGCTTCGATGGGCGCCGATCTGGTGACGCTGGTGGGCGGACTCAACGACGTCCTGCGGCCCCGGTGCGACGTGGCGCAGGTCTGCGCGCGGTTCGAGGAGGGCGCGGCCCTGCTGGCCAGAGGCGGCGGCCAGCTGGTGCTGATGCGCAGTCCGGGCCGGCAGGGTCCGGTGCTGGAGCGCTTCCGGCCGCGGATGGAGGAGCTGTTCGCGCACCTCGACGAAGTGGCCGCGCGGCACGGGGCGGTGGTCGTGGACCTCTACGGGTCGCGGGCGCTGTCCGATCCGCGGCTGTGGGCCGACGACCGGCTGCATCTGAACGCCGAGGGGCACCGCCGGGTGGCGGAGGCCGTGTGGCAGGCGCTCGGGCTGCCGGCCGGGGCCGACTGGGACGCCCCGCTGCCCAGCGCCGCACCGCCGGGCTGGGGTGCCCGGCGCACGGCGGATCTGCGGTTCGCGCGCGAGCATCTCGTGCCGTGGATAGGGCGGCGGCTCACCGGCCGGTCCTCGGGCGACGGCCGGCCGGCCAAGCGGCCGGAGCTGCTGCCGTACGAGGGCTGA
- the purB gene encoding adenylosuccinate lyase, giving the protein MSAKPRIPNVLAGRYASAELAVLWSPEYKVKLERKLWLAVLRAQQDLGVEVPEQAPADYERVLENVDLASIAEREKVTRHDVKARIEEFNALAGHEQVHKGMTSRDLTENVEQLQVRLSLELMRDRTVAVLARLGSLAAQHAELVMAGRSHNVAAQSTTLGKRFATAADELLVAYARLEDLLARYPLRGIKGPVGTAQDMLDLLGGGPDGAARLAELEQRIAGHLGFGQAFTSVGQVYPRSLDYDVVTSLVQLAAAPSSIAKTIRLMAGHELVTEGFKPGQVGSSAMPHKMNTRSCERVNGLMVILRGYASMAGELSGDQWNEGDVSCSVVRRVALPDSFFALDGLLETFLTVLDEFGAFPAVIARELDRYLPFLATTKVLMASVRAGVGREEAHEAIKENAVASALAMREQGAERNQLLDKLAADARIPLDKAQLDALMADKLSFTGAAAGQVAAVVARIEEITEQHPQAAAYTPGAIL; this is encoded by the coding sequence GTGTCTGCGAAGCCTCGCATCCCCAATGTCCTGGCCGGCCGCTACGCCTCCGCGGAGCTGGCTGTGCTGTGGTCCCCCGAGTACAAGGTCAAGCTGGAGCGGAAGCTGTGGCTCGCCGTGCTGCGCGCGCAGCAGGACCTGGGCGTGGAGGTCCCCGAGCAGGCGCCGGCCGACTACGAGCGGGTCCTGGAGAACGTCGACCTGGCCTCCATCGCCGAGCGCGAAAAGGTCACCCGGCACGACGTCAAGGCGCGCATCGAGGAGTTCAACGCCCTCGCCGGCCATGAGCAGGTCCACAAGGGCATGACCTCCCGCGACCTGACCGAGAACGTCGAGCAGCTCCAGGTGCGGCTGTCGCTGGAGCTGATGCGCGACCGTACGGTGGCCGTGCTGGCCCGCCTGGGCTCGCTGGCCGCGCAGCACGCCGAGCTGGTGATGGCCGGCCGCTCGCACAACGTCGCCGCCCAGAGCACGACGCTCGGCAAGCGCTTCGCGACCGCGGCGGACGAACTGCTGGTGGCCTACGCCCGGCTGGAGGACCTGCTCGCGCGCTACCCGCTGCGCGGCATCAAGGGCCCGGTCGGCACCGCCCAGGACATGCTCGACCTGCTGGGCGGGGGCCCGGACGGAGCGGCCAGGCTCGCCGAGCTGGAGCAGCGGATCGCCGGACACCTCGGCTTCGGCCAGGCCTTCACCTCCGTCGGACAGGTCTACCCGCGGTCGCTGGACTACGACGTGGTGACCTCGCTGGTGCAGCTGGCCGCCGCCCCGTCGTCGATCGCCAAGACCATCCGGCTGATGGCCGGGCACGAGCTGGTCACCGAGGGCTTCAAGCCCGGCCAGGTCGGCTCCTCGGCGATGCCGCACAAGATGAACACCCGCTCCTGCGAGCGCGTCAACGGCCTGATGGTGATCCTGCGCGGCTACGCCTCGATGGCCGGTGAGCTCTCCGGTGACCAGTGGAACGAGGGCGATGTGTCCTGCTCCGTGGTGCGCCGGGTCGCGCTGCCGGATTCGTTCTTCGCGCTCGACGGCCTGCTGGAGACCTTCCTGACGGTGCTCGACGAGTTCGGCGCCTTCCCCGCCGTCATCGCCCGTGAGCTGGACCGCTATCTGCCCTTCCTCGCCACGACGAAGGTGCTGATGGCGTCCGTGCGGGCCGGCGTGGGCCGCGAGGAGGCGCACGAGGCGATCAAGGAGAACGCGGTCGCGTCGGCGCTGGCCATGCGCGAGCAGGGCGCGGAGCGCAACCAGCTGCTGGACAAGCTGGCCGCCGATGCGCGGATCCCGCTGGACAAGGCCCAGTTGGACGCGCTGATGGCGGACAAGCTCTCCTTCACCGGCGCCGCGGCCGGCCAGGTGGCGGCCGTCGTCGCCCGGATCGAGGAGATCACCGAGCAGCACCCGCAGGCCGCCGCGTACACGCCGGGCGCCATCCTCTGA
- the mug gene encoding G/U mismatch-specific DNA glycosylase: MRFSPEELAAARDRLVPDVAASGLRVLFCGINPGLMTAATGHHFARPGNRFWPALHAAGFTPRRLRPDEQEELLAHGLGITNVVARATARADELSAEEYREGGRLLAEKVARLRPRWLAVAGVTAYRLAFDDKRAAIGPQPRTLGDTRIWALPNPSGLNAHWTPQTLAEEYGRLRAAAFATEDDG; this comes from the coding sequence ATGCGTTTCTCTCCCGAAGAGCTGGCAGCCGCTCGCGACCGCCTCGTCCCGGACGTGGCCGCGAGCGGCTTGCGCGTGCTCTTCTGCGGGATCAACCCGGGGCTGATGACGGCGGCCACCGGCCACCACTTCGCGCGGCCCGGAAACCGCTTCTGGCCGGCCCTGCACGCCGCCGGATTCACGCCGCGCCGGCTGCGGCCCGACGAGCAGGAAGAGCTGCTCGCGCACGGCCTGGGCATCACCAATGTCGTGGCCCGGGCGACCGCCAGGGCCGACGAGCTGAGCGCGGAGGAGTACCGCGAGGGCGGCCGGCTGCTCGCCGAGAAGGTGGCCCGGCTGCGGCCCCGCTGGCTCGCGGTCGCCGGTGTCACCGCCTATCGCCTCGCCTTCGACGACAAGCGCGCCGCGATCGGACCGCAGCCGCGCACCCTGGGCGACACCCGCATCTGGGCGCTGCCCAACCCGAGCGGGCTGAACGCCCATTGGACGCCGCAGACGCTGGCGGAGGAGTACGGGCGGCTGCGCGCCGCGGCGTTCGCAACGGAGGACGACGGCTGA
- a CDS encoding alkaline phosphatase family protein — MRRSRRHRAGALAAAFGLAAAGLGIWAGDGFGAEPAAAAVPTPDHVVVVVFENHAYGQVIGSSSAPYINSLASGGASLTASYAETHPSQPNYYALFSGDTQGVTDDSCVDPGFSTAPNLASEVTAAGKSWASYNESLPSDGSTTCKSGTYAQKHNPWFGFSNVPTSSAHTFDAFPSDFSKLPTVSFVVPNLCSDMHDCSVSSGDTWLKNHLKSYADWARTHNSLLLLTFDEDNRLSGNRIPTVLYGQPVKPGATSATTYNHYDVLRTLEDMYGTAHAGKAADAKDISGIWAS; from the coding sequence ATCCGCCGCTCGCGCCGCCACAGGGCCGGCGCGCTCGCCGCGGCGTTCGGCCTCGCCGCCGCCGGCCTCGGTATCTGGGCCGGCGACGGCTTCGGCGCCGAACCGGCCGCGGCCGCCGTGCCCACCCCCGACCATGTGGTCGTGGTGGTCTTCGAGAACCACGCCTACGGCCAGGTCATCGGCAGCTCCAGCGCCCCGTACATCAACTCCCTGGCCTCCGGGGGCGCCAGTCTCACCGCCTCCTACGCCGAGACCCATCCCAGCCAGCCCAACTACTACGCCCTCTTCTCCGGGGACACCCAGGGCGTCACCGATGACAGCTGCGTCGACCCGGGGTTCAGCACCGCCCCCAACCTCGCCTCCGAGGTGACGGCGGCCGGCAAGTCCTGGGCGAGCTACAACGAGTCGCTGCCGTCCGACGGCTCCACCACCTGCAAGAGCGGCACCTACGCGCAGAAGCACAACCCGTGGTTCGGCTTCAGCAATGTCCCCACGAGCTCGGCGCACACCTTCGACGCGTTCCCCTCCGACTTCTCGAAGCTGCCCACGGTGTCGTTCGTGGTGCCGAACCTGTGCAGCGACATGCACGACTGCTCGGTGTCCAGCGGTGACACCTGGCTGAAGAACCACCTCAAGAGCTACGCCGACTGGGCCCGGACCCACAACAGCCTGCTGCTGCTCACCTTCGACGAGGACAACCGGCTCAGCGGCAACCGCATCCCCACCGTGCTGTACGGCCAGCCGGTGAAGCCGGGCGCCACCTCCGCCACCACCTACAACCATTACGACGTGCTGCGCACCCTGGAGGACATGTACGGCACCGCGCATGCGGGCAAGGCCGCCGACGCCAAGGACATCAGCGGCATCTGGGCAAGCTGA
- a CDS encoding MFS transporter produces MYLADRPSAAATPAEVRRPARVRRTVAALPSTVLVLGTVSLITDVSSEMITAVLPLYLVAELGLSPLGFGVLDGVYNGVSALVRLVGGRVADRGGGGGHKTVAAVGYGLSALCKPLLLMVHSLPLIGAVLAVDRTGKGLRTAPRDAMISLAAEPAVRGRAFGVHRAMDTAGALGGPLVAFLLLRAAADGYDAVFTVSFCIAVLGVVVLVLFVPGRARDTARRTGERAPARPRMPVRALLGRPEVRRLTGCAVLLGLTTVSDSFLYLALQRRLDLPAGWFPLLPLGTAAAFLLLAVPLGAVADRLGRRRLFLAGHLALLCAYGLLTAPLAGGPLLVCAVLVLHGAFYAATDGVLAAATADAVPEEVRGSGLALVQTGQTAARFVCSLAFGAAWTAWGEHTAILAAALGLALAAALSARLLHRATPAPAPALPRQAASAGDAVRPPRHAPDREA; encoded by the coding sequence GTGTATCTCGCCGACCGCCCGTCCGCCGCCGCCACTCCGGCGGAGGTCCGGCGTCCCGCTCGGGTGCGGCGCACCGTGGCCGCGCTGCCCTCCACGGTGCTCGTCCTGGGCACCGTGAGCCTGATCACCGATGTCTCCTCGGAGATGATCACGGCGGTTCTTCCCCTCTATCTGGTCGCCGAACTCGGGCTGTCCCCTTTGGGGTTCGGTGTGCTGGACGGGGTCTACAACGGGGTGAGCGCGCTGGTGCGGCTGGTGGGCGGGCGGGTGGCGGACCGGGGCGGGGGCGGCGGTCACAAGACGGTGGCCGCGGTGGGGTACGGGCTGTCCGCCCTCTGCAAGCCGTTGCTGCTGATGGTGCACTCGCTGCCGCTGATCGGCGCGGTGCTGGCGGTGGACCGCACCGGCAAAGGGCTGCGGACCGCCCCACGGGACGCGATGATCTCGCTGGCGGCCGAACCGGCCGTGCGCGGGCGGGCCTTCGGGGTGCACCGGGCGATGGACACGGCCGGTGCACTGGGCGGGCCGCTGGTCGCGTTCCTGCTGCTGAGGGCGGCCGCGGACGGCTATGACGCGGTGTTCACGGTCAGCTTCTGCATCGCCGTACTGGGCGTGGTCGTTCTTGTGCTCTTCGTCCCGGGCCGCGCCCGGGACACCGCCCGCCGCACCGGCGAACGGGCCCCGGCCCGGCCGCGGATGCCGGTGCGCGCCCTCCTGGGCCGGCCGGAGGTACGCCGGCTGACGGGGTGTGCGGTGCTGCTGGGGCTGACCACCGTCAGCGATTCGTTCCTCTATCTGGCTCTGCAGCGACGGCTGGATCTGCCGGCCGGGTGGTTCCCGCTGCTCCCGCTGGGCACGGCCGCGGCGTTCCTGCTGCTGGCCGTGCCGTTGGGGGCGGTCGCCGACCGGCTCGGCCGCCGGCGGCTGTTCCTGGCCGGGCATCTGGCGCTGCTGTGCGCCTACGGGTTGCTGACGGCGCCGCTCGCCGGCGGCCCGCTGCTGGTCTGTGCCGTGCTCGTGCTGCACGGGGCCTTCTACGCGGCGACCGACGGGGTGCTGGCGGCCGCGACCGCCGACGCGGTGCCCGAGGAGGTCCGGGGCAGCGGTCTGGCCCTGGTGCAGACCGGCCAGACCGCCGCCCGCTTCGTCTGCTCGCTCGCCTTCGGCGCCGCCTGGACCGCCTGGGGCGAGCACACCGCCATCCTGGCCGCCGCCCTCGGCCTCGCCCTCGCCGCGGCCCTGAGCGCCCGCCTGCTGCACCGCGCCACCCCGGCCCCGGCTCCCGCTCTTCCTCGCCAGGCCGCGTCCGCCGGGGATGCGGTCCGCCCGCCGCGTCATGCCCCGGACCGTGAAGCGTGA
- a CDS encoding ROK family protein, whose translation MGRLTGGDPSLLRRINSTVVLHALRAADSPTLTDLVRATGLSRPTVEGVVEGLIAAGLVAEAAAGTGAARRQGRPARRFRFRTEAGHLLGIEIGAHRVTALLSDLGGRVLESAQRPVAAAAPADERLERVRAVVADLLHRTGVPRSALRAVGVAGPGIVEADGTVRLSTALPGWTGLRLGERLRRSFRCPVLVENDANAAAVAEHWQGAATGSHDIVFVLAGLSPGAGSLIGGRLHRGFGGAAGEIGALHLLGREARPEKLLSTTGTPLHPLDEAQVAAVFAAAREGAAQARDAVDRFLQRLVHDVAALVLALDPELVVIGGWAAGLAGVLEPLREELARYCLRPPQVVLSQLGEAAVATGALRLALDHVEGELFAVQGTVTSRQ comes from the coding sequence TTGGGGCGGCTCACCGGCGGGGACCCGTCCCTGCTGCGACGGATCAACTCCACGGTGGTGCTGCATGCGCTGCGCGCCGCGGACTCCCCCACGCTCACCGATCTCGTGCGGGCCACCGGACTGTCCCGGCCCACGGTCGAGGGCGTCGTCGAAGGGCTCATCGCGGCCGGTCTGGTCGCCGAGGCAGCCGCCGGGACGGGTGCGGCGCGCCGCCAGGGACGGCCCGCCCGCCGGTTCCGGTTCCGCACGGAGGCCGGCCATCTGCTGGGCATCGAGATCGGCGCGCACCGCGTCACGGCACTGCTTTCCGATCTGGGCGGCCGGGTGCTGGAGAGCGCACAACGGCCCGTGGCGGCGGCCGCACCGGCCGACGAGCGACTGGAGCGGGTGCGTGCCGTGGTCGCCGATCTGCTGCACCGCACGGGCGTGCCGCGCAGTGCGCTGCGCGCCGTCGGCGTGGCCGGCCCCGGCATCGTGGAGGCGGACGGCACCGTACGGCTGAGCACCGCCCTGCCGGGCTGGACGGGCCTGCGGCTGGGCGAGCGGCTGCGGCGGTCCTTCCGCTGCCCGGTGCTGGTCGAGAACGATGCCAACGCCGCCGCGGTGGCCGAGCACTGGCAGGGCGCGGCCACCGGCTCCCATGACATCGTTTTCGTGCTGGCGGGGCTCAGCCCGGGGGCCGGTTCGCTCATCGGCGGGCGGCTGCACCGTGGCTTCGGCGGCGCCGCGGGAGAGATCGGCGCGCTGCATCTGCTCGGCCGTGAAGCACGGCCGGAGAAGCTGCTGTCGACGACCGGAACGCCGCTGCACCCCCTCGACGAGGCGCAGGTCGCGGCGGTCTTCGCGGCGGCGCGGGAGGGCGCGGCGCAGGCCCGGGACGCGGTGGACCGCTTCCTCCAGCGGCTGGTGCACGATGTCGCGGCCCTGGTGCTGGCGCTCGACCCGGAGCTGGTGGTGATCGGCGGCTGGGCTGCGGGGCTGGCCGGTGTACTGGAGCCGCTGCGCGAGGAGCTGGCGCGCTACTGCCTGCGCCCGCCGCAGGTGGTCCTGTCGCAGCTGGGCGAGGCGGCGGTCGCCACCGGGGCGCTGCGGCTCGCGCTCGACCACGTGGAGGGCGAACTCTTCGCCGTACAGGGCACGGTGACGAGTCGCCAGTGA